In Fusarium falciforme chromosome 10, complete sequence, a single genomic region encodes these proteins:
- a CDS encoding MFS domain-containing protein, with the protein MASYTPPNEKADVVEAEMGNSSDHPRKGEVDNIDALATAPGTTLGSFSHLDEKKILRKMDMRLIPMLALLYLLSFLDRGNIGNAKIEGLQEDLNMTPDQYNWCLTVFFFTYAAFEVPSNLLLKKLRPSVWLPTIMVAWGVVMTLMGIVKNYHGLLVARIFLGLTEAGLFPGVAYYLTMWYCRHEIQFRQALFFSAASIAGAFSGLLAFAIAKMDGVGGLEGWRWIFILEGMVTVLVALWAFYALYDFPETAKFLTEEERAFVVFRLKYQGQRQATSEEEGTHTRVAQTDEFRWEYVWSAFKDWQIWVNIFVYWGIVCPLYGISLFLPTIIRNLGYTSSHSQLMTVPIYITAAILAVIVAWTSDRVGKRSPFIVVFLCIMIVGFSMCISTSNPKVVYGGVFIAACAIYPAFPGVITWLANNLAGSYKRSVGMAIQIGVGNLGGAMAANFYRQKDGPRYILGHGLELGFISAGIIAALILIVGYDRINKSRERKMARGEHNQYSPEELSAKGDKALTWRYMH; encoded by the exons ATGGCTTCTTACACTCCCCCCAACGAAAAGGCAGACgttgtcgaggccgagatgggtAACAGCTCTGACCATCCGCGAAAGGGCGAAGTCGACAATATCGACGCTCTCGCTACTGCACCTGGCACGACGCTCGGTTCCTTCTCGCACcttgatgagaagaagattcTTCGCAAG ATGGATATGCGGTTGATCCCCATGCTTGCGCTTCTCTACCTCCTCTCATTTCTCGACC GTGGAAACATTGGAAATGCCAAGATCGAAGGCCTTCAGGAGGACCTCAACATGACGCCCGACCAGTACAACTGGTGCCTCacagtcttcttcttcacctaCGCCGCCTTCGAAGTGCCCTcgaacctcctcctcaagaagctccgtCCCAGCGTTTGGCTACCCACCATCATGGTGGCTTGGGGCGTTGTGATGACACTTATGGGTATCGTCAAGAATTACCACGGTCTTCTCGTCGCTCGCATCTTTCTCGGACTGACAGAGGCTGGTCTGTTCCCTGGAGTCGCA TACTATCTCACCATGTGGTACTGCCGACACGAGATCCAATTCCGCCaagccctcttcttctcagctGCCTCCATCGCCGGCGCCTTCAGCGGTCTCCTCGCCTTTGCGATCGCCAAGATGGACGGCGTCGGCGGCCTCGAAGGCTGGCGCTGGATCTTTATCCTCGAGGGCATGGTCAccgtcctcgtcgccctcTGGGCCTTTTACGCCCTCTACGATTTTCCCGAGACTGCGAAATTCCtgaccgaggaggagcgtGCCTTTGTCGTCTTCCGGCTCAAGTATCAGGGTCAGAGACAGGCTacgagcgaggaggagggtacTCACACGCGGGTTGCTCAGACGGATGAGTTTAGGTGGGAGTATGTCTGGAGTGCTTTCAAGGATTGGCAGATCTGGGTCAACATCTTTGTCTACTGGGGC ATTGTGTGCCCTCTCTACGGCATCAGCCTTTTCCTCCCAACGATCATTCGCAACCTCGGCTACACCTCGAGCCACTCTCAACTCATGACTGTTCCCATCTACATCACGGCCGCAATCCTTGCCGTCATCGTCGCTTGGACATCAGACCGAGTCGGAAAGCGAAGCCCATTCATCGTCGTGTTCCTCTGCATCATGATTGTCGGCTTCTCAAT GTGTATTTCTACCAGCAACCCCAAGGTCGTCTACGGCGGTGTCTTTATCGCGGCCTGTGCCATCTACCCAGCTTTCCCAGGTGTCATCACCTGGCTGGCCAACAACCTTGCAGGAAGTTACAAGCGAAGCGTTGGTATGGCTATTCAAATCGGAGTCGGCAACCTCGGAGGC GCCATGGCTGCAAACTTTTACCGACAAAAGGATGGTCCTCGCTACATTCTTGGACACGGCTTGGAACTTGGTTTCATCAGCGCTGGTATCATTGCCGCTCTGATCCTCATCGTGGGCTACGATCGCATCAACAAGAGCCGTGAGCGAAAGATGGCTCGAGGCGAACACAATCAATACTCTCCTGAGGAACTCTCGGCCAAGGGCGACAAGGCGTTGACCTGGAGATATATGCATTAG
- a CDS encoding Zn(2)-C6 fungal-type domain-containing protein — protein MPGGLVTRRTQFSSCDECRRSRVACDAAQSRNAAAGEAPASCTRCRNRHKSCTFKWIQDAKASGGGSSSGAKRKGRRRIASHPSSDTSSTQDSRASAGNEGFALGSERGAHRESLTTSVFSTGSTPFVVPSPTYSTITAQNTGLLSDADSKWLETLYREGFEAVFGSWMGRYSCPFLFGHNLADKYVSISDLCCHLDGCMTDAAAKNGQSPGRGSQRCCLIEQSLQSTIASFSARWLPISSRTALSDNDYRVLVQALWRHARRDMLRIINRPSYRSMLSLLLFALTPIPDGISEEEEADGISGQACVHTALQQIQTLRARQKNLQFSGSKVSPSLKSQGMVTTPESIETSGFINAESTAYWAALTFDTSASLTLNCRPLLSSGLFGFESELPWRLVRTCAKMFDETAQHWSRGSSDMTDERANQIIAAAASWKLLGWKLTAIFKEALRDGHDESEVRKAYLAVVDSIKQFGTVYRPMLDECHKRMQFLGQQTKLRWFSLMLHYHLSILMLVDVIEVTDRHDLLADIADISTDAENTVMNTLAFGLHNTFTLRRPPDPDTLGQEGAREATFTVPIVSIDPYPHHAVAGVQLLRKAIDRDFGVGKITDETYQSLLSTLERTLKHLPQSSKSVQAAIAKFSLGAQDEADVERRYSAVILGVQ, from the exons ATGCCAGGCGGCCTCGTCACGCGCCGCACCCAGTTCTCCAGCTGCGACGAGTGTCGCCGATCGCGCGTTGCCTGCGACGCGGCCCAGAGCCGCAACGCCGCCGCTGGAGAAGCGCCCGCCTCTTGCACGCGCTGCCGCAACCGCCACAAATCATGTACCTTCAAG TGGATCCAAGATGCCAAAGcgagcggcggcggcagctctAGTGGAGCGAAGCGCAAGGGACGTCGCAGGATTGCATCTCACCCCTCAAGTGACACGTCGTCGACCCAGGATAGCAGAGCTTCCGCGGGTAATGAGGGGTTTGCCCTCGGCTCTGAGCGCGGTGCTCACCGGGAGAGCCTGACAACCTCGGTGTTTTCGACTGGATCGACTCCCTTTGTTGTACCCTCGCCGACATATTCGACTATTACGGCGCAAAACACGGGCCTTCTTAGTGATGCCGACTCTAAGTGGTTGGAGACCTTGTATAGGGAAGGCTTTGAAGCTGTGTTTGGGTCATGGATGGGGAGATATAGCTGCCCTTTCTT GTTTGGGCATAACCTCGCCGACAAGTATGTCAGCATCTCGGATCTATGCTGCCATCTCGATGGATGCATGACTGATGCCGCCGCAAAAAACGGGCAGTCACCAGGGAGAGGGAGCCAGAGGTGTTGCTTGATAGAGCAATCACTTCAGAGCACCATTGCCTCATTCTCTGCACGATGGCTACCCATTAGCTCTCGAACCGCACTTTCAGACAATGATTACCGTGTACTTGTTCAAGCTCTCTGGCGGCATGCACGAAGAGACATGCTTAGAATCATCAACAGACCTTCCTATCGATCTATGCTATCGCTGCTTCTGTTTGCCCTGACTCCGATTCCAGACGGAATctcggaggaggaagaggctgatgGCATTTCGGGACAAGCTTGTGTTCACACAGCTTTGCAGCAGATCCAAACTCTGAGGGCTCGACAGAAGAATCTTCAGTTCAGTGGTTCCAAGGTCTCGCCATCACTCAAGTCACAAGGTATGGTCACAACACCAGAGTCGATCGAGACATCAGGCTTCATCAATGCCGAGAGCACTGCATACTGGGCTGCCTTGACGTTTGATACCTCGGCTTCCTTGACACTCAACTGTCGCCCACTGCTTTCTTCAGGCTTATTTGGATTCGAGTCTGAACTGCCGTGGCGGCTAGTCAGAACCTGTGCCAAAATGTTTGACGAGACTGCGCAGCATTGGAGTCGAGGAAGTTCTGATATGACGGACGAAAGGGCGAACCAAATCATCGCTGCCGCAGCATCTTGGAAGTTGTTGGGATGGAAGTTGACTGCCATCTTTAAAGAGGCTCTCCGAGATGGGCATGATGAGTCTGAAGTTCGCAAGGCCTACCTGGCTGTGGTGGACTCCATCAAGCAGTTTGGTACAGTCTATCGCCCGATGCTTGATGAGTGTCACAAGCGGATGCAGTTTCTGGGGCAGCAAACGAAGCTCCGATGGT TTTCTCTCATGCTCCACTATCATCTTAGCATCCTGATGCTCGTCGATGTGATTGAGGTCACAGATCGTCATGACCTACTGGCTGATATAGCAGACATCAGCACAGACGCCGAGAACACTGTCATGAATACTCTGGCCTTTGGTCTGCACAACACTTTTACACTGAGGCGGCCACCGGACCCGGATACCCTTGGCCAAGAGGGAGCTCGCGAGGCAACCTTTACGGTTCCGATCGTGTCCATAGACCCCTATCCGCACCATGCTGTTGCGGGTGTGCAGCTTCTACGGAAGGCTATTGACAGAGACTTTGGGGTTGGCAAGATAACGGATGAAACGTATCAAAGCTTGCTATCCACGCTGGAGCGAACGCTGAAGCATCTTCCGCAGAGCTCCAAGTCTGTGCAAGCTGCTATTGCCAAGTTCTCTTTGGGAGCACAGGATGAAGCTGACGTGGAGAGGCGTTATTCGGCTGTGATTTTGGGTGTGCAATGA